The following are encoded together in the Triticum dicoccoides isolate Atlit2015 ecotype Zavitan chromosome 6B, WEW_v2.0, whole genome shotgun sequence genome:
- the LOC119324231 gene encoding uncharacterized protein LOC119324231 encodes MLPVPTSQRTPSPKVLRSFGRRRTSSSSVSISSYPAHQSSSSIRSKARSSQTPMLSLLPGFGSYCDREMLDPYLIGVVPDVDGKGHFLTAFKRKESADCEHHIYRLEGSIGTWSKEHLFPDFPSWARSGVFPDKVVALHQEVGYVDLLKGILFCNVVKNPVKARFIPLPNLLPNNQHYFYEELPGQAIRDVTCTDGYKIVCVELEDLFGFTTRIPDPDVLYDFEVDPSEKVVKRMCVGWRLVTWYREIFWDHWQKVCKIHVDELGEVSLPPHGRTEPLPPKNLKPSSRAKKLPLSDLQTACPILCGDYVCLLSKWDYRDDEAWIVTVDMWKKAVRGLVPVKDGISMRLNPAYVSCVTKNYRKSESDGRSSLVKDTPFHGKRCLSLLENTSNSFQPKRTLRGSTMERRERYG; translated from the exons ATGTTACCTGTCCCGACCTCACAGAGAACCCCTTCACCAAAAGTCCTGAGATCCTTTGGTCGTCGGAGAACTTCATCCTCTTCTGTGTCCATCTCGTCCTACCCGGCCCACCAGAGTTCTTCCTCTATACGGTCGAAGGCCCGGAGTTCCCAGACGCCGATGCTTAGTCTGCTTCCTGGTTTTGGCTCGTATTGTGATCGCGAGATGCTAGATCCATACCTTATAGGCGTCGTTCCGGACGTTGACGGCAAGGGCCACTTCTTGACCGCTTTCAAAAGGAAGGAGTCAGCGGATTGCGAACACCACATCTACAGGCTCGAAGGCAGTATCGGGACCTGGAGCAAAGAGCATCTTTTCCCAGATTTTCCCTCCTGGGCACGTTCAGGGGTTTTTCCAGATAAGGTGGTTGCATTACATCAAGAAGTGGGCTATGTCGATCTCTTGAAGGGGATTCTTTTCTGCAATGTGGTCAAAAATCCGGTGAAGGCACGTTTCATTCCATTGCCGAACCTGCTACCCAACAACCAACACTACTTCTATGAAGAATTGCCAGGACAGGCAATACGCGATGTCACCTGCACTGATGGTTATAAAATCGTATGTGTTGAGCTGGAAGATTTATTCGGTTTCACAACCAGAATCCCCGATCCTGATGTACTCTATGATTTTGAAGTTGATCCATCTGAGAAGGTGGTAAAGCGCATGTGTGTTGGTTGGAGGCTCGTGACATGGTATAGGGAGATCTTTTGGGACCATTGGCAAAAGGTGTGTAAGATTCATGTTGATGAACTTGGAGAAGTCTCCTTGCCTCCTCATGGTAGAACAGAACCCTTGCCACCTAAGAACCTGAAACCATCTTCTAGAGCTAAAAAGTTGCCTCTGAGCGACCTGCAAACAGCTTGTCCGATCCTCTGTGGCGATTATGTTTGCCTCCTCTCCAAGTGGGACTATCGTGATGATGAGGCTTGGATTGTCACTGTTGACATGTGGAAGAAAGCAGTGAGAGGACTGGTGCCAGTTAAAGATGGGATATCCATGCGTCTCAATCCAGCCTACGTATCCTGTGTGACGAAGAATTATCGCAAGAGTGAATCAG ATGGACGTAGCTCTCTTGTGAAGGATACTCCTTTTCACGGCAAACGTTGTCTG TCGCTCCTGGAAAACACTAGTAACAGTTTCCAGCCGAAGAGGACACTGAGGGGTTCGACAATGGAACGAAGAGAACGATATGGTTGA